The Rhipicephalus sanguineus isolate Rsan-2018 unplaced genomic scaffold, BIME_Rsan_1.4 Seq585, whole genome shotgun sequence DNA segment ATGGAGTGGCTTctctaaaggagcttattgcctcacgaatcgacggtcgcaaaaattttcagaatccgtccagtacgagcggagttacaaagatttgtcgcacgctgtaattgcttcctctcttctctcgtcccgacgaaagcgctggaagctaagcagggagggatggtacgggggaagaaggtacgtcacgcgcgtgtcatgaccttgagcactttgtttcatttttcttcgaacgcgcggcgtacttgCAGTGCGATCACGCGCGTGTGCAGGCAAGTggtggcctcccgcggcggccacagtaactattgtgcgcgccatgttcaaatcagccaatggcgtggaatttgagtcaatgacgcagtgattttgagtaaatagcatcatttgtagagagaagaggaagcgactttttagctgactttgagaatttattgcaaatcccagaccgcgtgctgcgctataatgtttggctcgcgtgttctcggaagcctcgactaccgatcggcagcgttttctgaccatgctgaaaaagtgttgcagggcccctttaagctattTCACGTTAAATATTCGGTTGTATTTGAAAGCAAACTTTGATTTCCTTTGATACGAAGAGCGTTCGAATATTCACTCGCAACAAGATTATTAGCGGATATTCCTATGTTACTTGTAGAATGGTCCAGCGCTGAACAAAAGGACCAACGCGAACTGCATGGAAGCCCCTGAGGTTTGCCCTATACTACGCGCTGTCTCCGTATCACCACTGCCCAACTCACTGGAGTGCTTCGAGGAGCACGCGCACGTAATCGATGTGCACGTGCAGGTCCACCGTGGGACCGCGGCCCATGAACTTGACGTGAGCCTTGCTGTCCAGATCCAGGGCGCCCACGCCCACGTCGGCCAGCACGTCCAGCCCTTTGTCGTCCATCTGGAAGCGGCAGTTGCCCGTGCGCTGTACAGTCGACAGGCCCGTGAGCGTAGTGTTGTAGAGGCGAACCTCGCCATGGAAGCGCACCAGGAAAGTGCGGTCAAAGCCGGCCACCTGCTCGGGCAAGTGCAGCGGGTCGAGCGTCTCCGACTGGCTCACACTCTCCAAAATCTGGTCGAACACCTCGTTGGCATGCTGCTCGGCCGCGCTCTGGTCTGCGACGTGGCAAAGGGCGGCAACCGCAATTACGAGTTCCGCAATCTCGTGTACAAGCACACTGCGTCGTGATCGTGAGCTTATAGCGGCGCTAAAAGTATGCTACTCCGGCCATTTTATTCACGTTAGAACACACATGCCGCTGGAAAGGTCTGAGGAAGCCAAACCAGTGAATCAACATGCCACTCAGGAGGATGTTGCTACGCATGCAAAAATATTCAGCTTAGgactagaagaaaaaaacagtGTTCTTGCTTTTTCCCGCTTGAGCTTTGAACTATATTTAATTTTCATAGTACACAAGTACTATGGTATCTGGGGCATAAACTTATAGTAAGCAGGTAAAACAAGCAATCAAGTAAAAGTTTTGTTTTCTTCACATTTTAGGTATCAACATCTAAAAAATGCGATGTGACACGTTTGAAGACATGAATTAGTAAAAATGTACAGGTTCAACATGTATATTGGAAACAGCAGGGTATACATACGTTTCACCATGAGAAATGCCgcgcaaaataaaaacgaaagtaaagagaaaatagggagctttcgaataggggccccaaataAATAACGTCgaggctactgcgcatgcgcgggaccCAAACAGCGTTTAGATTtgtgttggggacgctatttctcgaatttagcgggagccccaaagcctgccccaaaagcgtcaaacaaacatgacggcacccactgaagtgacggctcttggtcaatactacagtgacctagaacagggggagtgtccaaagcaccgCAAACCCTATTCGAGGATTCTTAGCTCCTACTTGgaccaaagcgagcacacgcaaagggctttggggcccctattcgaaaactccctaataacgcAAGTGACACCCACCACGAATATAtgtgcgcgcgcgtgtatgtatgtatgtatgtatgtatgtatgtatgtatgtatgtatgtatgtatgtatgtatgtatgtatgtatgtatgtatgtatgtatgttagaCGAAATCTACGTCAAGGCGGGAGTACTTAAATAACCACCCACAGTGATGGTTATTTCAGTGTCGTAAATAGACGTTTTGTATATTCCCAGCCTGAATAAAAGTAGTATCAAagctgtatttttttgttttgttttgttttcctcttcctttttttcattCTGGACTAGATGCCGTGAAAGCTTTTTTATCAATATTGATTCATATATTAtcaaggcgagagccttagatgcctcatcaaacgcgaaaattgaccgtcggcgtcccacggcgtcgggcacagcacgagtgacgcaaaagatcatcatcatgtgatgacgtcaccatatgacgtcatcattgcgTCAGAGATCTAAGAaaactgtgacgtcatcaagacgtcacaaattctggtctGACGTCATGTCACATgatgtcgtcatcacatgacatcgtaggttggtcaaaggtgggccgatcacagaggcagtgcaaaaccaggtgaggtgtctccgatcctggaggcggtgcaaaacacgctaggtgcacaaagcttccggagggtggcggggcagtatcaatacatcgagtgagaagaaaaaagaagatg contains these protein-coding regions:
- the LOC119377849 gene encoding mite allergen Der f 7 codes for the protein MWKTAVMLLPLLLCLVVAAPAQNQSAAEQHANEVFDQILESVSQSETLDPLHLPEQVAGFDRTFLVRFHGEVRLYNTTLTGLSTVQRTGNCRFQMDDKGLDVLADVGVGALDLDSKAHVKFMGRGPTVDLHVHIDYVRVLLEALQVDGVVQLRRFKVQELLGFTLKINGLGPLSYMFNFFSTYFTRLFKGIVRSRVEKILSAQIEKKIRELKLTF